The following coding sequences lie in one Monomorium pharaonis isolate MP-MQ-018 chromosome 1, ASM1337386v2, whole genome shotgun sequence genomic window:
- the LOC105834039 gene encoding aspartate aminotransferase, cytoplasmic isoform X1, whose product MNTRFTGIELGPPIEVFALQKAFVDDIYENKVNLTIGAYRTNEGKPWVLPVVKKVEKLLAADDLQNHEYLPVLGLEAFSEAATSMLLGANSPTIAQGRAFGIQSLSGTGALRVAAEFLNRVLHYNTFYYSKPSWDYVLAENHKLVFNNGGFKNAREYVYWDEKTRNIDLEGMLRDLRDAPENAVIILHACAHNPTGCDPTPKQWTQIADVIQEKKLFPLFDSAYQGFASGDLDKDAYAVRMFAEREIEFICTQSFAKNFGLYNERVGNLVFVLNDTKEVVQAKSQLTLIIRGMYSNPPNHGARIVATVLRNPELFEEWKDHIKIMSSRIKQMRIGLHQRLLKLGTPGIWDHIIQQIGLFSYTGLTEKQVQHLKDHYHIFMLRSGRINMCGLNENNLDYVANAINETITLFPEAQNDLIVAEGG is encoded by the exons CTTATCGTACTAATGAAGGTAAACCATGGGTTTTGCCAGTTGTGAAAAAGGTGGAAAAGTTACTTGCTGCTGACGATTTACAAAACCATGAATATTTACCAGTTCTTGGCTTGGAAGCATTTAGTGAAGCTGCTACGAGTATGTTATTAGGTGCAAATTCTCCTACTATCGCCCAAGGACGTGCTTTTGGTATTCAGTCGCTTTCTGGTACTGGGGCATTGCGCGTTGCCGCTGAATTTTTGAATCGTGTTCTTCATTACAATACCTTTTATTACAGTAAACCTTCCTGGg ATTATGTACTGGCAGAAAATCACAAACTGGTATTTAATAATGGTGGATTTAAAAATGCCCGCGAGTACGTATATTGGGACGAAAAGACTCGCAATATCGATTTAGAAGGAATGCTTCGTGATTTACGAGATGCCCCAGAAAATGCTGTAATCATTCTGCATGCGTGTGCACATAATCCCACTGGATGCGATCCAACTCCAAAGCAATGGACTCAAATAGCTGATGTAATACAggaaaaaaagctttttccATTATTTGACAGTGCTTATCag ggATTTGCAAGTGGAGATTTGGATAAAGATGCATATGCTGTTCGAATGTTTGCTGAACGTGAAATCGAATTCATCTGTACACAAAGTTTTGCGAAAAACTTTGGATTATACAATGAAAGAGTTGGCAACTTAGTTTTTGTGTTGAACGATACGAAGGAGGTGGTTCAAGCTAAGTcacaattaactttaattatccGAGGAATGTACAGTAATCCTCCTAATCATGGTGCTCGAATTGTTGCAACTGTACTGAGGAATCCAGAGCTCTTTGAGGAATG gaaagatcatattaaaataatgtctaGTAGAATCAAACAAATGAGAATAGGTTTACATCAGAGACTGTTAAAATTAGGTACCCCAGGTATTTGGGATCATATTATTCAGCAAATTGGGTTGTTCTCGTATACAGGACTTACCG agaaacaAGTGCAACATCTAAAAGatcattatcatatttttatgttacgtaGCGGGCGTATAAATATGTGTGGActcaatgaaaataatttggaTTATGTAGCAAATGCGATTAATGAAACGATAACGTTATTCCCAGAAGCGCAGAATGACT TAATTGTGGCAGAAGGTGGATAA
- the LOC105834039 gene encoding aspartate aminotransferase, cytoplasmic isoform X3, translating to MNTRFTGIELGPPIEVFALQKAFVDDIYENKVNLTIGAYRTNEGKPWVLPVVKKVEKLLAADDLQNHEYLPVLGLEAFSEAATSMLLGANSPTIAQGRAFGIQSLSGTGALRVAAEFLNRVLHYNTFYYSKPSWENHKLVFNNGGFKNAREYVYWDEKTRNIDLEGMLRDLRDAPENAVIILHACAHNPTGCDPTPKQWTQIADVIQEKKLFPLFDSAYQGFASGDLDKDAYAVRMFAEREIEFICTQSFAKNFGLYNERVGNLVFVLNDTKEVVQAKSQLTLIIRGMYSNPPNHGARIVATVLRNPELFEEWKDHIKIMSSRIKQMRIGLHQRLLKLGTPGIWDHIIQQIGLFSYTGLTEKQVQHLKDHYHIFMLRSGRINMCGLNENNLDYVANAINETITLFPEAQNDLIVAEGG from the exons CTTATCGTACTAATGAAGGTAAACCATGGGTTTTGCCAGTTGTGAAAAAGGTGGAAAAGTTACTTGCTGCTGACGATTTACAAAACCATGAATATTTACCAGTTCTTGGCTTGGAAGCATTTAGTGAAGCTGCTACGAGTATGTTATTAGGTGCAAATTCTCCTACTATCGCCCAAGGACGTGCTTTTGGTATTCAGTCGCTTTCTGGTACTGGGGCATTGCGCGTTGCCGCTGAATTTTTGAATCGTGTTCTTCATTACAATACCTTTTATTACAGTAAACCTTCCTGGg AAAATCACAAACTGGTATTTAATAATGGTGGATTTAAAAATGCCCGCGAGTACGTATATTGGGACGAAAAGACTCGCAATATCGATTTAGAAGGAATGCTTCGTGATTTACGAGATGCCCCAGAAAATGCTGTAATCATTCTGCATGCGTGTGCACATAATCCCACTGGATGCGATCCAACTCCAAAGCAATGGACTCAAATAGCTGATGTAATACAggaaaaaaagctttttccATTATTTGACAGTGCTTATCag ggATTTGCAAGTGGAGATTTGGATAAAGATGCATATGCTGTTCGAATGTTTGCTGAACGTGAAATCGAATTCATCTGTACACAAAGTTTTGCGAAAAACTTTGGATTATACAATGAAAGAGTTGGCAACTTAGTTTTTGTGTTGAACGATACGAAGGAGGTGGTTCAAGCTAAGTcacaattaactttaattatccGAGGAATGTACAGTAATCCTCCTAATCATGGTGCTCGAATTGTTGCAACTGTACTGAGGAATCCAGAGCTCTTTGAGGAATG gaaagatcatattaaaataatgtctaGTAGAATCAAACAAATGAGAATAGGTTTACATCAGAGACTGTTAAAATTAGGTACCCCAGGTATTTGGGATCATATTATTCAGCAAATTGGGTTGTTCTCGTATACAGGACTTACCG agaaacaAGTGCAACATCTAAAAGatcattatcatatttttatgttacgtaGCGGGCGTATAAATATGTGTGGActcaatgaaaataatttggaTTATGTAGCAAATGCGATTAATGAAACGATAACGTTATTCCCAGAAGCGCAGAATGACT TAATTGTGGCAGAAGGTGGATAA
- the LOC105834039 gene encoding aspartate aminotransferase, cytoplasmic isoform X2, which yields MNTRFTGIELGPPIEVFALQKAFVDDIYENKVNLTIGAYRTNEGKPWVLPVVKKVEKLLAADDLQNHEYLPVLGLEAFSEAATSMLLGANSPTIAQGRAFGIQSLSGTGALRVAAEFLNRVLHYNTFYYSKPSWDYVLAENHKLVFNNGGFKNAREYVYWDEKTRNIDLEGMLRDLRDAPENAVIILHACAHNPTGCDPTPKQWTQIADVIQEKKLFPLFDSAYQGFASGDLDKDAYAVRMFAEREIEFICTQSFAKNFGLYNERVGNLVFVLNDTKEVVQAKSQLTLIIRGMYSNPPNHGARIVATVLRNPELFEEWKDHIKIMSSRIKQMRIGLHQRLLKLGTPGIWDHIIQQIGLFSYTGLTEKQVQHLKDHYHIFMLRSGRINMCGLNENNLDYVANAINETITLFPEAQNDCTC from the exons CTTATCGTACTAATGAAGGTAAACCATGGGTTTTGCCAGTTGTGAAAAAGGTGGAAAAGTTACTTGCTGCTGACGATTTACAAAACCATGAATATTTACCAGTTCTTGGCTTGGAAGCATTTAGTGAAGCTGCTACGAGTATGTTATTAGGTGCAAATTCTCCTACTATCGCCCAAGGACGTGCTTTTGGTATTCAGTCGCTTTCTGGTACTGGGGCATTGCGCGTTGCCGCTGAATTTTTGAATCGTGTTCTTCATTACAATACCTTTTATTACAGTAAACCTTCCTGGg ATTATGTACTGGCAGAAAATCACAAACTGGTATTTAATAATGGTGGATTTAAAAATGCCCGCGAGTACGTATATTGGGACGAAAAGACTCGCAATATCGATTTAGAAGGAATGCTTCGTGATTTACGAGATGCCCCAGAAAATGCTGTAATCATTCTGCATGCGTGTGCACATAATCCCACTGGATGCGATCCAACTCCAAAGCAATGGACTCAAATAGCTGATGTAATACAggaaaaaaagctttttccATTATTTGACAGTGCTTATCag ggATTTGCAAGTGGAGATTTGGATAAAGATGCATATGCTGTTCGAATGTTTGCTGAACGTGAAATCGAATTCATCTGTACACAAAGTTTTGCGAAAAACTTTGGATTATACAATGAAAGAGTTGGCAACTTAGTTTTTGTGTTGAACGATACGAAGGAGGTGGTTCAAGCTAAGTcacaattaactttaattatccGAGGAATGTACAGTAATCCTCCTAATCATGGTGCTCGAATTGTTGCAACTGTACTGAGGAATCCAGAGCTCTTTGAGGAATG gaaagatcatattaaaataatgtctaGTAGAATCAAACAAATGAGAATAGGTTTACATCAGAGACTGTTAAAATTAGGTACCCCAGGTATTTGGGATCATATTATTCAGCAAATTGGGTTGTTCTCGTATACAGGACTTACCG agaaacaAGTGCAACATCTAAAAGatcattatcatatttttatgttacgtaGCGGGCGTATAAATATGTGTGGActcaatgaaaataatttggaTTATGTAGCAAATGCGATTAATGAAACGATAACGTTATTCCCAGAAGCGCAGAATGACTGTACGTGTTGA
- the LOC105834039 gene encoding aspartate aminotransferase, cytoplasmic isoform X4, translating into MLLGANSPTIAQGRAFGIQSLSGTGALRVAAEFLNRVLHYNTFYYSKPSWDYVLAENHKLVFNNGGFKNAREYVYWDEKTRNIDLEGMLRDLRDAPENAVIILHACAHNPTGCDPTPKQWTQIADVIQEKKLFPLFDSAYQGFASGDLDKDAYAVRMFAEREIEFICTQSFAKNFGLYNERVGNLVFVLNDTKEVVQAKSQLTLIIRGMYSNPPNHGARIVATVLRNPELFEEWKDHIKIMSSRIKQMRIGLHQRLLKLGTPGIWDHIIQQIGLFSYTGLTEKQVQHLKDHYHIFMLRSGRINMCGLNENNLDYVANAINETITLFPEAQNDLIVAEGG; encoded by the exons ATGTTATTAGGTGCAAATTCTCCTACTATCGCCCAAGGACGTGCTTTTGGTATTCAGTCGCTTTCTGGTACTGGGGCATTGCGCGTTGCCGCTGAATTTTTGAATCGTGTTCTTCATTACAATACCTTTTATTACAGTAAACCTTCCTGGg ATTATGTACTGGCAGAAAATCACAAACTGGTATTTAATAATGGTGGATTTAAAAATGCCCGCGAGTACGTATATTGGGACGAAAAGACTCGCAATATCGATTTAGAAGGAATGCTTCGTGATTTACGAGATGCCCCAGAAAATGCTGTAATCATTCTGCATGCGTGTGCACATAATCCCACTGGATGCGATCCAACTCCAAAGCAATGGACTCAAATAGCTGATGTAATACAggaaaaaaagctttttccATTATTTGACAGTGCTTATCag ggATTTGCAAGTGGAGATTTGGATAAAGATGCATATGCTGTTCGAATGTTTGCTGAACGTGAAATCGAATTCATCTGTACACAAAGTTTTGCGAAAAACTTTGGATTATACAATGAAAGAGTTGGCAACTTAGTTTTTGTGTTGAACGATACGAAGGAGGTGGTTCAAGCTAAGTcacaattaactttaattatccGAGGAATGTACAGTAATCCTCCTAATCATGGTGCTCGAATTGTTGCAACTGTACTGAGGAATCCAGAGCTCTTTGAGGAATG gaaagatcatattaaaataatgtctaGTAGAATCAAACAAATGAGAATAGGTTTACATCAGAGACTGTTAAAATTAGGTACCCCAGGTATTTGGGATCATATTATTCAGCAAATTGGGTTGTTCTCGTATACAGGACTTACCG agaaacaAGTGCAACATCTAAAAGatcattatcatatttttatgttacgtaGCGGGCGTATAAATATGTGTGGActcaatgaaaataatttggaTTATGTAGCAAATGCGATTAATGAAACGATAACGTTATTCCCAGAAGCGCAGAATGACT TAATTGTGGCAGAAGGTGGATAA